From the genome of Medicago truncatula cultivar Jemalong A17 chromosome 2, MtrunA17r5.0-ANR, whole genome shotgun sequence:
CACATGTCTTATAAGATCCCGAAAAAGTTTCTCTCTAATGAAGGTACCTAATAAGTACCGAGTCTTAAATGTTGAAGACCCTTCTATTGGAGATGGTCTTTGAAgctcatttttatatttttgagcTAGATTAATTAGTGTGGTAGTTTGTGACAATAAAATCCACTCACAATACTCGTGATTGTGTTTGCAAAGAGTGacgtaaatattttattttcgaCACTCACTTATACGAGACTTATTGATTTCACTTATTTTAATTCACGTGAGTTTCATCATATCATAAGGGACCtacattaattttattcaataaaaaaaggcATTGTTAGCacttttttttatccaatttgCATTATATTAATTCTCTATCTACCTGCTCAAATTTGAAGGTGGAAGTAAACTACgagtacattttttttaatggttgttgtattgatttttttagtcaACCTTAACTAGTTAAGAGGTTTTGCTTGCTCTTTTTTGCCTTGATTGCTCCAATCCAAAGTCCTTATTGGATTGGTCAACTTCAAGAATCCTTTGCCACATGATGCTCTCAGGTTGGTTCATTCATGCGTGGAGAGAAGGTAATAGATGTGATTGTTGGTTAGCAAACTACAACATTAGTTCATCAAACTATAAGCTATCAAATTTGAAGCATTCttagagagtttttttttttttttttaatggcaaaatatattttatataaaaaaaaggaattagATCTCAAGTATTACACCAacgagaaaataaaaatacaccaAAACACCCAtcgaaaaatcaacaaacaatcAATTTTCCAACACCATCAACGGAGATCAAAAAAGCAGCCGACGATGATTTGTTGCATCAAACGATCATATTCGTCCAACACTCAACTTCCGATAAGTCGGAGGAGCCACCAAAAAGCCTGAGAGAACTTGCGTCAAAAAAACTAGCTCCCAATCTCGAATAAAAAATGATCGGCCCACCAAACTCCCGACATAAATCAATAAGGCACCCCTCAACTCACGACCCACCAGAGCAGACACGTAAACCTGTCCAAACTCGGCCCACCAATATCATTCATCTTTGGTTATATGGTTCACATAGTCAAGAAATGTAACTTAAAGACAACATTACAAAATGACTATAACTTCAAGGCTAAGATAATAAACATAAGTAACATATTAATGAACAAATttgtgaaggaagaagaaggaccaatttaaaataaggtcaaacttaaaggactgtATTTGACTATTTTTAATAACACTAAAAAGTGAATGTTGATGTTGAGTGTCACAAAAATCTATAATGTGGGCCCCCTAAAATAGTCCACATCAAGAATGCCTAAAATAATATGACAGAAGGGAGGACCTCATTGAAGTGCCTTCCCCCACCACATTACTCCATATGTGTTGCTTATTTTCTTCCTGCCAAACTAAGCAACAAAATAATTGCCCTTGTGTTATACATTTATTGTTACCGAACTATTTTCGATGTATCATCATATATTAAAGATGTCAGACAGTTAGGCAGTACATAGAAATGGGACATATCCATGGTACTGTGAATGGAAAGAAATGTAAGGTAATGAAAATGGCAAAGGAAAGcttagagattcttataatttttgaagaaacatGTGGAAAGTGGTAAGATGCAGAGTCCAGAAAGGTCAACATTAACTCATGTAGTTTGAGTAACATATTTGTTATTTCACACTTAATAGGATGTTTAAAAGCAAAGGAAAAAggttttatggattttttttgtttgttttttgaatcGGCATATATTTCAAAGGCCAAGCACCATTAGTTGTCAAGCTGTTACAACAAATAAAGCATATATGAATCGGCATATATGGATCCGTTTGTTTGAATTGTTGTTTTACAACTATTTTATGAATCTGATATATCGATGCGTGTTGAATTTGAGAATACGTCTGATCTTAAATGTGTCTGTATTTTATAAAGTACATTTGATTTACATTTTGATAGAAAACATACACAAATGACAAATCAATTAGGCAATTAAACAACTTCGTTGCTATTTGTGGAATTCTTCATTGTACTAACCATCAtatacttttcaatgttatattgtttttagataaacctaaattacctttgaaaaattATGTGTAAATTACTcacaaccaattaaaatcaaCCATATGTACTCCAACAACTTTGTAAATCATAGagttctaaaaaaaaagtttttgaagtATACGTACTAgcttattttaattgattggaGATAACATACACACAATTTTCGAAATCCAGCCTAAAATTTACcttgtttttatcatttaactttttataatttaagtaGAAAAAGTCTTTTAGTAAGCATTTTATAGAAACAAATAAAAGTAAGCATCTTGAGatattcctttttcttttccagtataatagaaaaatatgatgaCATGGCCCATTAAGCAATGAGGAATGACTTTGACAAGGTGCTAGGAGTTAAAGAGAGTCGTGGAATATGGGTTGAGGGACCCATAAATTTTTCCTCAACAAGTAGGTAACGTTGGGTTTGGGTGTGAAAAGAGCACTGCCTGTGTCTATGTTGTGTCGTAGCTAGGAGTACCTCTTATGGTTGAGTTGTTTGATGGAGCACTCTTTGCTTCTTGGGGTGCATATCTACACTTCTTTGCATTTTGAGTTCTTAATTTGTGAGTGGCTTttaaaaggaaaggaaagaaaaaagtgttaaagaagagaaagtgatcgtataaataaatataattcttttctttcttatttcaTGATATAAAACGTTGAGTATGACTCATATTTAGATATAAAAGAGGGCTAAGGGACGGGGAATTAAGCTtcctttgtttttaaaaaaagtccCTCTTTTTTCActtgttacaaaaataaactCTTAAATTGTAATTAGGTTGAAGAAAATGTCGCAATGAGAGATAGGTGTCATGAAcgaacattttcttttattatggAGAAGAAGGAGACTTTAAAAAGAccaattcatatatttttgaagaaaatatcaTACTAAccatcatatatatttttgtctcatgttaaatttttttaaaatgtcatttgaattttcagGGGAAAGATCGTAAAcagtgcaaaaaaaaataaaaaaacaacatctTTATCTTTAAAGAGAAAAGACCTAATGCCAAAAGCCATGGAAAAGGTCGTATTTCTAGCAGCCTTTTGATGGCCACGTGTCAACCGAGTATTGGCtaatcaaaatttaatccatctatttttaaaaatttcaaatgctTGGTCATGGAATTGAGtgaaaattaatctttttttggtGGCGAGTGAAAATTAATCTGATGTTACATGGATGGATTAATTttaccatattttattttaagtaatctcattaaataaaaattaagagtaAAGATTCACCGTTTAATTTACaatgatataatatttttttacatatattttgtCATTAATAATCAATCTCGAcactctaaaatatattttacgcATCAACCACTTGTATTCGAAGTAGTTGCGAGTGAAGATTTGATTGACCTATTGACTATCTTTTTGTTTGTTACCTTACATGGCAAGAGTTGGGTTAAAGAAAGATCCGTAATGGATGGGGCTCCAACTTTGTTGTTTGAAGGTTAAGCATAAGCTCCTTGGACTTGAACTTTTCTATATCTAAACTGCCACACGTTCAACTTATGTTGGGTTTCCCCAACAAAACATCAATATAATTCACCATACACAAACTCTTATTCCGCCAGCTATACACGTCTTTTTTACCAACAATATCTCAACATGTCatcttatattaatataataaatagataatattaatatttttttggtcaactagtaaatttaattttttgtctatTAAGCATGGAAATTTCCTCTTAAAATAAGTGTGGAGATTtaatattatagaaaaattaaataaaattaccaATGAGAAAATGACTAAATGTTTTTCATCTTTTATCAAGTACTCGTTTTAGTTATGTATCTTTCTTGATTAGCTTTAGTCATTTACCTTATATCTAATaccaattttaaatattttcataataattttaCCTAAAATAAACCGCCACACTAGGATGAGGGGATAACGTCATGATTCAAGCACAAAACATGTTCAAAGAACCCAtacaaatttacttatatttatcggcaaaaaacttgtttttttaccACTATATCAAACTTTTGGAGTTGAAAATTAAAGGGTAAATAATCATTGAATGTGTAACGATTAATTACAATGTGTTAATTTTTTGATGAAGGTATTATATGTGTTAATGataaaagcaaaaaatatattttaagaaaaaataaaagagaaaacaaattgaTAAGTGGCAAGTGGCgagtaaaagtaaaataaaaagagtagaGACATAGGATTAAGGAAACTCCAAggaacataaacataaacataaacaaaacaaccTTTCTCTCCCCGAAAAATTGCCGTACGGTACGTTTCTCCATGTTATGAATGTTTTGTGATTTTTCAGCGAGAATTTTTTGTAGATTATACTCATCTAAATCCAAAATTCAATTGACCCAGAAATCTAGGTTTACTCTTCGATCTCTTAAATCCATTCTTTTCAATCTGTaagtttttctctctttcttttccttcaaGATCTAGacatttttctcaattttggaTCTACCAAACAATAATGTCTCATAAGAATGATTCTAATTACACTTCAATACCTGTTAGTTCATCATCATATTTAGAATTACAGCCACAGAATGATTCATCAAATTCTTTTCAAAGATTGTCTTTTGATGAGGGTGGTGGGTTTTTAGGATCTAaggttgatgttgatgatgaggatgattttgaaattgatattGATAATTATCCTCTTGTTGTTGGTCCTATTCCAAATCATGGGTCTGGTGTACCCGGTGCTGTGTTTAATTTGACCACTACTATTATTGGGGCAGGAATTATGGCTCTTCCTGCTACCATGAAAGTTCTTGGTGTTGTTTTAGGGATTGTGTTGATTATTTTGATGGGGGTTTTGTCGGAAATTAGTGTTGAATTGTTGGTGAGGTTTTCGGTTATGTGTAAAGCATCGTCTTATGGCGAGGTTGTTCAACATGCTTTGGGTAGGCCTGCTAGGATTTTATCTGAGATTTGTATTATTTTGAACAATGCCGGTGTTTTGGTTGTTTATTTGATTATAATGGGGGATGTTATGTCCGGTTCCGTTCATCATTTAGGGGTTTTTGATCAGTTGATGGGGAATGGGGTTTGGGATCAGAGGAAGCTTGTGATTCTTGTTGTTATGGTGGTTTTTCTTGCGCCGCTTTGTTCGCTTGATAAGATTGATTCGTTGAGCTTGACTTCAGCTGCATCGGTGGCTCTTGCTATCTTGTTTGTTGTTGTCGCTTTCACTGTTGCTTTTATTAAGCTTGTTGAAGGGAAGATTGATGCTCCTAGGATGGTTCCTGATTTTAGCTCGAAACAGTCTATCTTGGATTTGCTTGTGGTGATTCCAATCATGACAAATGCATATGTTTGTCATTTTAATGTGCAGCCGATATACAACGAGCTTGAAGGTAGGTCACCGCAGAAGATGAACCGAGTAGGAAGGGTCACTACAATTTTGTGCATCATGGTTTATGCTGCAACGGCGCTGTCCGGTT
Proteins encoded in this window:
- the LOC11425903 gene encoding amino acid transporter AVT6E, whose product is MSHKNDSNYTSIPVSSSSYLELQPQNDSSNSFQRLSFDEGGGFLGSKVDVDDEDDFEIDIDNYPLVVGPIPNHGSGVPGAVFNLTTTIIGAGIMALPATMKVLGVVLGIVLIILMGVLSEISVELLVRFSVMCKASSYGEVVQHALGRPARILSEICIILNNAGVLVVYLIIMGDVMSGSVHHLGVFDQLMGNGVWDQRKLVILVVMVVFLAPLCSLDKIDSLSLTSAASVALAILFVVVAFTVAFIKLVEGKIDAPRMVPDFSSKQSILDLLVVIPIMTNAYVCHFNVQPIYNELEGRSPQKMNRVGRVTTILCIMVYAATALSGYLLFGDDTESDVLTNFDKDLGIRFSSALNYIVRVGYILHLILVFPVIHFSLRQTVDTLVFEGSPPLSESRKRSLGLTAILLVLIYIGCTMIPNIWTAFKFTGATTAVSLGFIFPPLVAIRLSHQGDLSRVERILSWLMLVLAVTVSIVGVVGNVYSMESKS